In Anopheles gambiae chromosome 2, idAnoGambNW_F1_1, whole genome shotgun sequence, a single window of DNA contains:
- the LOC1272965 gene encoding ichor: MHLESMVNCKMSSQNDSVEVESLLMSPCWNQSTSVSDQYLLDGHKLLLEAELDSLPSDGETQKSSMDVLENLLLNSAASITSNGANGHGHGHGHQNGHIGGGGLGSGDVKPLPSFTSFNTGHLSINGISGYHYTAIAQRLPEENNNYTQNTYANAATSGTNGHLGGSSGNTNGNGGAPGTGNSVGSTGSDNNIVSSTSTCLPDSVLNPDGTSADNGGSQTCSLADVKLFSDGSLDGAKIYSAPADSCVMNGADSVSGARIFVDTKELSEYDMSSIEDIAAIIGSAIADTTVPSSKVEKEDGNDTRDSWMDLDAWIEGTCNGVPDGGKLIVTQQDSLSELILPNSPVHTSTGTSSTLQSLLTHGYMPLLQNRLQHGPPIKLEAPSSTSYCGELISTSTSPPGSVVSTSTDNLILNGRYLQQTGHHHHQNGHTHFGLGSIGSTLGKPDGLCSPELGLGNYPHTTTTTSTSSSSASNSPTTPKSKRRTHKQQSKQPGSTLVPTPTGGLSAQQQQQQQQQQHQQQHHQQQQQQQHHQQQHHQQQHQQQPQQHQHQLNAQSQQAAALSFQAANDLSGLLGKEKPVHRCNICNRGFLNKSNIKVHLRTHTGEKPFRCEVCAKAFRQKAHLIKHQQIHKRIGRD, from the coding sequence ATGCACCTCGAGAGCATGGTCAACTGCAAGATGAGCTCGCAGAACGATTCGGTCGAGGTGGAAAGTTTGCTAATGAGCCCGTGCTGGAACCAGTCCACCAGCGTCTCCGATCAGTACCTGCTCGACGGTCACAAGCTGCTGCTCGAGGCCGAACTCGACTCGCTGCCGAGCGATGGCGAAACGCAGAAGAGCTCGATGGACGTGCTGGAGAACCTGCTGCTCAACTCGGCCGCCTCCATCACGAGCAACGGGGCGAACGGACACGGCCACGGCCACGGCCACCAGAACGGACACATTGGGGGCGGCGGTCTCGGCAGCGGTGACGTGAAGCCGCTACCCTCCTTTACCTCCTTCAACACGGGCCACCTGTCGATCAACGGGATCTCGGGCTACCATTACACGGCGATTGCCCAGCGCTTGCCGGAAGAGAACAACAACTACACGCAGAACACGTACGCGAATGCGGCCACGAGCGGGACGAACGGCCACCTCGGTGGCAGCAGTGGGAACACGAACGGCAATGGTGGAGCGCCCGGCACCGGCAACAGCGTCGGTTCGACCGGcagcgacaacaacatcgtgtCTTCCACGTCCACCTGCCTGCCCGACTCGGTGCTCAACCCGGACGGCACGAGTGCGGACAACGGGGGCTCGCAGACGTGCAGCCTGGCCGACGTGAAGCTGTTCTCGGACGGCTCGCTGGACGGTGCCAAAATCTACAGCGCACCCGCCGACAGCTGCGTCATGAACGGGGCCGACTCGGTGTCGGGCGCGCGGATATTCGTCGACACGAAGGAGCTGTCCGAGTACGACATGAGCTCGATCGAGGACATTGCGGCGATCATCGGGTCGGCGATCGCCGACACGACCGTGCCGAGCAGCAAGGTGGAGAAGGAGGACGGCAACGACACGCGCGACTCCTGGATGGATTTGGACGCGTGGATCGAGGGCACCTGCAACGGTGTGCCGGACGGGGGCAAGCTGATCGTCACGCAGCAGGACTCGCTCAGCGAGCTGATCCTACCGAACTCGCCCGTCCACACGTCCACCGGTACCAGCTCCACCCTGCAGAGCCTGCTGACGCACGGCTACATGCCGCTGCTCCAGAACCGGCTGCAGCACGGGCCGCCGATCAAGCTGGAAGCGCCCAGCTCGACGTCCTACTGCGGCGAGCTCATCTCCACCTCCACTAGTCCACCCGGGTCGGTCGTCTCGACCTCCACCGACAATCTCATACTCAACGGCCGGTACCTGCAGCAGACCgggcaccatcaccatcagaaCGGGCACACGCACTTCGGGCTCGGCTCGATCGGATCGACGCTCGGCAAACCGGACGGCCTGTGCAGTCCCGAGCTGGGGCTCGGCAACTAtccccacaccaccaccaccacctccacttCCTCCTCGAGCGCCAGCAACTCCCCGACGACACCAAaaagcaagcgacgaacccacaAGCAGCAGTCGAAGCAGCCGGGCAGCACGCTCGTACCGACGCCCACCGGTGGCCTATCcgcccaacagcagcagcagcagcagcagcaacagcaccagcaacaacatcatcaacagcagcagcaacaacaacaccatcaacaacaacaccatcaacagcagcaccagcaacagccacagcagcaccagcatcagcTCAACGCTCAGTCGCAGCAGGCCGCAGCGCTCAGCTTCCAGGCGGCGAACGATCTCAGCGGGCTTCTCGGCAAGGAGAAACCGGTCCACCGGTGCAACATCTGCAACCGGGGCTTCCTGAACAAGAGCAACATCAAGGTGCACCTACGGACGCACACGGGCGAGAAACCGTTCCGGTGCGAGGTCTGCGCGAAAGCGTTCCGGCAGAAGGCGCACCTGATCAAGCACCAGCAGATCCACAAGCGGATCGGGCGCGATTGA